The following coding sequences lie in one Mercenaria mercenaria strain notata chromosome 5, MADL_Memer_1, whole genome shotgun sequence genomic window:
- the LOC123557345 gene encoding uncharacterized protein LOC123557345 gives MGGCVSSVGDEKAQDEKHTDNIDAKEEEKEADVISPRTISVQPMESREVTAATVDPRSHAKTQDDVSVGLANTLVVKQDARPQPHTTSHVNHTNATEIHRDELVTSTSDRYEKGTQARHSQGYRKKDGGEVSYRNEDTGTVDLKLQIQELRIERNEMFKLNNEFMKEKEHLWNSLVQKEKEVDELRTRLSRVASERLTDNNPNVADLSDPNRPVKIADTYTEVYSNEWSDAFEDLVDTGDITDQEAIQILLEFIENIYKMCLGVSTNHANDLNTNILLFTGHIFRGADMKISTNLSSAMKPFKDERRLMYKEFLPTLCTETNKLRDIKLVKKKYRTKKLKKYLDTATELCWLMCIQDPPVHLYTDCKQGHKFDENNFSAFTVRGTTVDYLVWPALHLCQNGPILKKGVAQAKATNKENRTENKTKL, from the exons atgGGCGGATGCGTCTCCTCTGTCGGAGATGAAAAGGCACAAGACGAAAAACATACAGATAACATAGATGCTAAGGAAGAAGAGAAAGAGGCGGACGTAATTTCTCCAAGAACG ATATCCGTACAGCCGATGGAATCTAGAGAAGTTACTGCGGCAACTGTAGATCCAAGGTCCCACGCGAAGACACAAGACGATGTTAGTGTAGGCCTGGCAAACACCCTTGTTGTAAAACAAGATGCACGTCCGCAACCTCACACGACCTCGCATGTTAACCACACCAATGCTACGGAAATACACCGTGATGAACTGGTTACGTCTACATCTGACAGATATGAGAAAGGCACACAGGCAAGACACTCGCAGGGTTACCGCAAGAAAGACgg AGGTGAGGTCAGTTACAGAAATGAAGACACAGGAACAGTCGACCTTAAGTTACAGATACAGGAACTGAG GATCGAGCGCAATGAGATGTTTAAGTTAAATAATGAATTCATGAAGGAAAAAGAACACCTTTGGAATTCACTGGTACAAAAGGAGAAAGAAGTCGACGAACTCCGAACAAG ATTGAGTCGAGTTGCCTCTGAACGTCTCACAGATAATAACCCGAACGTAGCGGATCTTAGCGATCCAAATCGTCCGGTGAAAATAGCAGACACATATACCGAGGTTTACAGTAATGAATGGAGTGATGCTTTTGAAGATCTAGTCGACACTGGGGATATAACTGATCAAGAAGCAATACAAATTTTACTGGAGTTTATCGAG aatATCTACAAAATGTGTCTTGGTGTTTCTACAAATCATGCAAATGACTTGAACACAAATATTCTATTGTTCACTGGTCATATCTTTAGAGGAGCTGATATGAAG atatctacCAACCTTTCAAGCGCTATGAAGCCATTTAAAGATGAAAGAAGACTAATGTATAAAGAATTCCTGCCAACATTATGCACG GAAACGAACAAGCTTAGAGATATAAAACTGGTGAAGAAGAAGTACAGAACAAAAAAGCTTAAGAAATACCTTGATACTGCTACAGAACTTTGTTGGCTTATGTGTATTCAAGACCCACCAGTGCATCTATACACAGATTGTAAACAGGGacataaatttgatgaaaataacTTCAGTGCGTTTACAGTGCGAGGTACAACGGTCGATTATTTAGTTTGGCCAGCTCTACATTTGTGCCAAAATGGACCAATTTTGAAGAAAGGAGTAGCACAAGCTAAGGCAACAAACAAAGAAAACCGTACAGAAAATAAAACCAAACTCTAG